The genomic stretch CGCCCGGATGAGGCGTCAGGATCTGATTCTCTGCAGGCACCGCAACCCGATGAGACAACAGATTCAGCGCGTCGGCGTCCAGAACCCGGGGTTTGCCAGTGGCGAGGACCTGGTCCAGCATCTGCTGCCCCCAGGCGCTCTGGCCGATCCCCGGGCCACAGACAATGACTGATGCCGCATCCAGCAATGGCGGCAACTCCGAGCCATGAATCAGGCCATGCACCATGACCGAGGGGCATCTCGACAGCGCGGCTGTGACATGTTCGGGGCGGGTTGCCAGCGAAACCAGCCCGGCGCCGGAACGCGCCGCGGCCTCTGCCGCCAGCAAGCCAGCGCCTCCGAAACCCCGGTCTCCTGCCACTACCAGAACATGCCCGAACCGCCCCTTATGGGCGTTGGCCGGCCTTTCCGGCAACCAGGATTTCACCGACGCCCAGTCACGACGCCAGGCAATCGGTTGCTGCCCACTGCCGGCCACGCCGTCTGTCGCATCCAGGGATTCAAAAACCACCTCGCCGGACGCGGCCGCCCCCTGGCCAGTAAACAGCCCCGCCTTGAGGCCAATAAAGGTTACGGTCATTGCCGCCCTGACCACATCGCCCTCGGCGGCGCCCGTGGTCGCGTTCAGCCCGGAGGGCAAGTCTACCGCCAGCACCGGTGCCGAGGACCGGTTGCACCGGCCGATCAGTGCCGCAAAGGGTTCACGGGGCGCGCCCGATACGCCCGTGCCCAGCATGGCATCCACGATCAGGCCGGCATTACCGAAAAGCTCGTCAAGCTCGGGCTCCGGCAGACCCGCCAGCTCAGTCACCTCGACGCCATCTGCAAGCGCGCTCTGCCACGCCTTGCGGGCATCACCGCTGAGTTTTTCCGTGGGTGCAACGGCAAGACACTGGACGACCAGTCCATGCCGGCGGGCATTGGCGGCCACCAGATAGCCGTCGCCCCCGTTATTGCCGGCACCACAGAGAACCAGAACCGGCGCATAATCCCGCCAGTGTCGTACCAGCCTGCGAAATGCCGCCTGGGCCGCAGACTGCATCAGCTCGAAGCCATCAACACCCTGCTGATCAATCACATAGCGATCAATCTGCCTGACCGCATCGGCGGAAAACAGCGGGTCTGGTAAACTGTGCCCAGCGTACGGCGGCATGAACCTTTGCTCCCGTTACAGAAACCGGTTTAAGAAAATTGGCCAGATACCTGTAAAGCATAGCAAAACAGAAGAAAAGGTCATAACTTAATCAAATTAAATATCCGTACCCCTGATGACGGACGACTTTCACCACCGGCAGTGCCTATGAACGCAACATCAACCTGCGACAAAGCAACCACGGAACTGGCTGACCTGCCTGCGCTCATCCGCCAGTGGGCCAGCGACTACGGCTTCGCCGATGTGGGAATTACAATGCCAGACACCGGCGAACACGCCCGGCATTTGCAGGACTGGCTGGCGGCAGGTTACCAGGGCGAGATGGAGTACATGGACCACCATGGCGACAAACGCTACACCCCCGCGTCCCTGGTGCCGGGCACAGCGCGGGTCATTTCCGTGAGAATGGACTACCTGCCCTCACCGGACAGCCCGAAAGAAGCGCTCACTGACCGGGAGGGTGCCTATGTTACCCGGTATGCCCTGGGGCGGGATTACCACAAGCTGATCCGCAAACGTCTCGCCCAACTGGCCGCCAAAATCGATGAAGCAGTCAGTGGCTACAGCCACCGGGCTTTTGTAGACAGCGCACCGGTACTTGAGCGCGCCCTGGCACAGCGGGCCGGCCTTGGCTGGATCGGCAAGAACAATATGCTGATCCACCCGAAAGCAGGCTCTTTCTTTTTTCTCGGGGAAATATTCACCAGCGCCCCCTTGCCGGTTGACGAGCCCTTTGCAACCGACCATTGCGGCAGTTGCTCGGCCTGCCTGGAGATGTGCCCGACCGACGCCTTTGTCGGCCCCCACAAGCTCGACGCCAGGCGCTGCATCAGCTACCTGACCATTGAACTCAAGGGCAGCATCCCGGAAGAATTACGGCCGCTGATGGGCAACCGGGTGTTCGGCTGTGATGACTGCCAACTGGTGTGTCCCTGGCAGAAGTTCAGCAAGCCGGCGGAGGAAAAGGACTTCCAGCCCAGGCACGGGCTGGATAACAGCTCTTTGGCCGAGCTGTTTCTCTGGACCGAGGAGCAATTTCTCAAGCGCACCGAGGGCTCTGCCATTCGCCGGACCGGCTACGAAGGCTGGCTTCGCAACCTGGCTGTTGGCCTCGGGAACGCGCCCTCGACCATTCCGGTGATTGAAGCCCTGAAAAAGCGCACGGACCACCCTTCAGAGATGGTCCGCGAGCATGTTCAGTGGGCCCTGACGCGGCACGGCCTATAGTTTGAAGAACTCTTCCCGGTAGTGGCGCAGCTCGCTGATGGAGTCCCGGATGTCGTCCAGTGCCAGATGACTGCCTTTCTTTTTAACGCCGGCCAGGACATCCGGGCGCCAGCGGCGGGCGAGCTCTTTTACCGTGGATACATCCAGATTACGGTAGTGGAAGAAGGCTTCCAGTTCGGGCATGTACTTGACCAGGAACCGGCGGTCCTGACCGATGCTGTTGCCACATAGCGGCGACTGCCCCTTCTCCACATGCTTTTTCAGGAATTCGATGGTTTGCTGCTCGGCTTCGGACTCGGAGATATTGCTTTCCTGAACGCGCTTGGTGAGGCCACTTTGGCCATGGGTTCTGGTGCACCATTCATCCATGGAATCCAAAAGGGATTGTGGCTGATGGACGGCGATAACCGGTCCCTCGGCAACTATATTGAGCTCAGAATCGGTGATGATCGTTGCCATTTCGATGATCCGTTCTTTTTCCGGATCCAGGCCTGTCATTTCCAGATCGATCCAAACGAGGCGATTGCCTTCTGTCATTTGTTGTCCCAGCCTTCTAGATTTGGGGTGTGCGGGAGCGGGAACGTGGTTCCGGGAAACGCTACGAGCACATCCCTGTGCGCTTGGCTTCGGCCATCCCTGGCCTCAGACATTCCCGGAACCACGTTCCCGCCCCCGCTTGCGAAATCAGAGTTACTTCAAAAACCTTTTCCGGTGAAAACACAAGGGTTTCACCGGCCTGAATTCTCTGTGTATTGTGGACGATTAACGTATGATGTAACACCTCATGCACACCAAATCTGGCATCAGCTATAGTCATGGCAAAACGGCGACTGAACAAACAGCAGCAATTCCGCATCAAGAAAGTCCAGGAAGAGCGGGCGACCCGGGCGGCGCGCAAGGAAAAGAAGGTTCAGGAGCAGGCGGATGCCGGAGAGCTTGGGCCGGAGCAGGAAGGCCTGGTCATTGCGCACTACGGGCAGCAGCTGGATGTGGAGGCGCTGGAAGGTGAACTGGCCGGGCAGGTTGTGCGGTGTTTTGTCCGCGCCAATATCGACAGTCTGGTCACCGGCGACACGGTCGTCTGGCGCCCGGGGAAAAACGAAACCGGTGTGATTGTCGCCCGGAGTGAGCGTCGCAACCTGCTGCAGCGGCCGGATAATTTCGGCGCTCTGAAGCCCGTGGCGGCCAATATCGACCATATTATCCTGGTGATTGCGCCCGAGCCGGAACCCCACGACAACCTGATTGACCGATATCTGGTGGCCTCGGAAATCACCGACATTCCAGCGGTGATCCTGCTGAACAAGACGGATCTGATTACCGACCCGAACCGGGAGAGCATTGATGCGCTTCTTGGACGCTACCAGGCTTTGGGTTACGAGGTGGTGCGAACGTCGGCGGCGGAATCCGGCGACAAGCCCTCGCCGGAGGTTGAGGCACTGGTGAAGGACCAGACCAGTGTGTTCGTGGGGCAATCGGGAGTGGGCAAGTCATCGATTATCCAGACCCTGATGCCCGATGAGGCCATTCGCGTCGGGGCGGTATCAGAAAGCACCGGCAAGGGCATTCACACCACAACCACCGCAAAACTGTTTCACCTGCCCCTGGGCGGCGAGCTGATTGACTCACCGGGCATCCGGGAGTTCGGGCTCTGGCACATGACACCGCAGGAGATTGAATACGGGTTCCGGGAAATCCGGGAGGTGATCGGCACCTGCAAGTTCCGCAACTGCCGCCACATGGGGGATCCGGGCTGCGCGATCGACAAAGCCGCTGACGCGGGAAAGATCAGCCCGCAGCGGTTAAAAAGCTTCCACCGGATACTTCAGGATATGTCCGAGCAGCAGTCACGCGGGCTGAAACTGGACTGACCCAGCACCGGAACAGGCTTACCAGTTCAGCTCACCCGGGGCCGGCTGTGGCTTTTCCTGCCGCCACTCACCGTTTTCCAGACGCTTGCGGGCAGCCTTCTGCTCTTCTTCCGTCGGTTTGGTCAGGTCGATCAGAGGCTCATCGGACCGGCCGGCACTGCTCTGGATGCTGTCTGCCGTTTTCTTGTTCAGGACAATAATCGAGATTCGACGGTTGACCGGCGCTGTCGGGTCTTCCTTGTTGAACAGCACCGAGTCACTCAGGCCCACCACACGGGCGATCTGCCCCGGGCGCACACCGCCGGCCACCAGGGCCCTCCGGGCGGTATTGGCACGGTCGGCGGAAAGCTCCCAGTTGGTATAACCCGGACGACCACTGAACGGCGTTGCGTCGGTATGCCCGGTGATACTGAGCTTGTTATCCACCGAACCCAGCGTTTTGGCCAGTTCGAACAGAATATCCTGAGAGTAGTATTTAAGCTCGGCACGGCCACTATCGAACATGGGCCGGCCTGACCGGTCGACGATCTGGATGCGCAGGCCTTCGTCGGTAATATCAATCAGCAACTGGTCCTTGAACTCCTGCAGGGTTTCGTTCTGCTCGATACGCTCCTTCAGTTCCTGGAACAACTCCTCCATGCGGCGCTTTTCCAGGGTTTCCGAGAGTTCGTCCACGACCTGGTCTTCAATCTGGATCTGGCTGGACTCAATATCGGGGCTCGCCTCCTGGACAACAGACGCGCTGCCCTCAAGATCCACCGGATTCGGTGACCCGCCTTCGGTAAACCCTACCGGATCCCGAAAATAACCTTCCACCGCCCGCTTCTGTTCGGGAGAGGCGGTGGCCGTCAGCCAGAGCACCAGGAAGAAGGCCATCATGGCAGTGGCAAAATCAGCAAACGCAACTTTCCAGGAGCCGCCGTGATGCCCCCCGACAACCTTCTTCTTGCGCTTGATGATAATCGGCTGTTCTTCCAAGACTCGACTCCGGGGTCAGTGACTGGCGGGATTACTTGGAGCGAACGTGATCGTTCAGCTCCTGGAAACCGGGCCGCTTATCAGTCGGCAGCGCCTTGCGCCCGAATTCGATGGCCATCTGCGGCGCCTGGCCGGATACCGTCGCAACAATCGATGACTTGACGCATTCGTAGGCTTTCAGTTCGTACTTCGCGGCATGCTCCATGGCGATAGACGTGGGCCCGACAAAACCATAGCCCATGAAGATACCTAGAAAGGTGCCCACCAGCGCTGCCGCAACGCTCAGGCCAATTTTTTCCGGCCCCTCACTCATGAAATTCATGGTGATGACAATACCCAGTACCGCGGCCACAATCCCCAGGCCGGGCAGCGCATCGGCAATCTTGTTGACCGCGTGCGCAGGCTCTTCGATTTCATGCTGGCGGCTGTCAATCTCGTTTTCCATCATGCCTTCCAGCTCGTGGGTTGCCATGTTACCGGAGCTGATAATCCGCAGATAATCGGTAATGAATGCCAGCAACTCCTTGGATTTCATGATCGCGGGGTAGCGGGTGAAAATCTGGCTGGACTCGGGATTGTCGATGTCTTCCTCGATGGCCATCACCCCCTGTTTACGGGATTTGTCAAAAATCTCGTAAAGCAGGCTGAGAAGGTCCATGTAGTAAGACTTGTTGTAGGGCGAGCCGGTCAGTAGCTGAAGCCCCCGACTGAAGGTTTCCTTCAGGGTGTGCAGGGGGTTGGCAATGATAAATGACCCCAAAGCCGCGCCGAAAATGATCAGCACTTCCGTTGGCTGCCATAGCACCATCAGATTGCCGCCATGGAGAATATAGCCAGTAAAGACACTGGCAATAACTATAATCGCACCGATGATCAGTAACATGGTCGCTGGACACGCCTTATATTCTTGGTTATCGGCCTGAGCCGGAAGCCTTCACGCACAGAAAGATCAGATAATAGCAAGCCCTAACCGGAACCGCGAAGCCATGAAACAATTTCTATACACGAGGCAGTCTTTGGTAAACTTCGCGGCTTTGAGCGCATAGGATCACTTTTAATGTTCGACAAGCTGTTTGTTCTGAGCCAGTACGTCACCCCACAACTGGCCGTTTCCCGCCTTGCCGGCCGCCTGGCCGACAATGACCGCTCCCCTGCGCTCAAGAACCGGGTTATCAAATGGTTTATCGGCCGCTATGGCGTAGACATGAGCGAAGCTGCTGAATCAGACCCAGAGGCCTACCCGAGCTTCAATGCGTTTTTTACCCGGGCCCTGAAACCCGGCCTGCGCCCTCTCGCCGAAGGCGAGAAAACACTGGTAAGCCCGGTCGATGGCGCCATCAGCCAGCTCGGCCAGGTAACAGGCGACCGGGTGTTCCAGGCCAAGGGCCAGTCGTTCAGCCTGAGCGAACTGCTCGGCGGTGACGAACTCACCACTGAATCCTTTTCCGGCGGCAAATTCGCAACCATTTATCTTTCGCCCAAGGATTACCACCGGATCCACATGCCTGTGGCCGGCACCCTGCGGCAGATGATTCACATTCCGGGCAAGCTGTTCTCGGTTAATCCGGTGACGGCCGAAAACGTCCCCAATCTGTTTGCCCGCAATGAGCGTGTTGCCTGCATTTTCGACACCGACGCAGGCCCCATGGCCATGGTACTCGTGGGCGCCATGATTGTCGGCAGCGTGGAAACCCGTTGGGCAGGCGTTGTTGCGCCGGGCAGCAAAGAGGTTACCTCGACCCGCTATCAGGGCGAGCAGGCGCTTGAATTTGCCAAAGGTGAAGAAATGGGGCGGTTCCGGCTCGGTTCCACGGTGGTTCTGGTGATGCCCAAGGGAACCGTAACCTGGAACAGCGACCAGGTGGCCGGCAAGACCGTTCGTCTGGGCGAGGCCTTTGGTACGCTTGGCTGATACCGACCAGGCACCGGGCCCGCCCGGTGACGGTCAGGCCTGCTCAAACGGGAAAGCCAGCACCTCGCGGATATCCTCAAGCCCGAGCTTGATCATCAACAGTCTGTCCAGCCCGAGCGCCACGCCGGAACACTCCGGCAACCCTGCCTCGATCGCAGCAAGAAACGCCTCATCCATCGCCATTTCCGGCTTTCCGGAATGCCGGCGCTGCCGGTTATCCTGCGCAAAACGGCGGCGCTGCTCCTGCGGATCCGTCAGTTCCCAGTAACCGTTGCAGAGCTCAAGACCATCAATATAAAGCTCGAAACGGTGGGCAACCTCGTGGCCTTCCCGGGTAGACACACGGGCCAGCGACGCCTGGGACGCCGGATAGCCGGTAACGAATTCCGGCCGCTGCTTCCCGAGATTCGGTTCAACCGCAAGACTCATCAGCAAATCCAGGCAGCCATCACGCCCCAGACCCGCCAGTTGTTCCGGCTCCAGCCACTGTTCACACCGGCGCTGCAACTCATGATCCGTGGCCTCCAGCGGATCAATGCCCGCCCAACGCTTCACAGCGTCGCGATACTGCACAACCCCGGGCTGCTCGCAACCAAGCCAGTCACACACCAGGTCTGAAACCTCGGCCATCAGGGCCACGTCATCAAATCCGGTCCGATACCACTCCAGCATGGAGAATTCGGGATTGTGCCGACGCCCGAGCTCCCCATTGCGGAAAACTCTGGACACCTGATAAACCGACCCGAAGCCCGCCGCCAGCAGACGCTTCATGTGGTACTCGGGAGAGGTCTGCAGCCAGCCACCGGTGCGGGAGCCGGCAGCCACGAGCGCCTGAATGCCATCAAGATTGGGGTCGGTGACGCCATACCGGCCAAGAGTTGGCGTTTCGACTTCCAGCACTCCCCTCTGCGCAAAAAAGCCGCGCACAAACGCCAGTTGTTGTGCACGGCTTTTCAGGACAGCCTGCGAGGCAGAGGGCTGCCAGACAGGTGGCGTGGTCATACCGGCTTAGCTGCTCTTGACCCGGCTGACATACTCTCCGGAGCGGGTATCCACCTTGAGCACTTCTCCGATGGTGATAAACAGCGGTACGTTGACCACGGCACCGGTTGACAGCGTTGCCGGCTTGGAGCCGCCCTGCGCGGTGTCGCCTTTCATGCCCGGGTCGGTGTCCACCACTTCGAGCTCGACAAAGTTGGGGGGTGTAACAGACAGGGGGGCGCCGTTGTACAGGGTAACCGTATAGATATCCTGCTCCTTCAGCCACTTCAGGGCATCACCCACGGCCTTGGCATCGGCCGGATACTGCTCGAAGGAGCCATCGGTCAGCATGAAGTGCCAGAATTCACCGTCGGTGTAGAGGTATTCCATGTCCTGGTCGATAACATCCGCAGCCTCCAGGCTCTCGCCGGACTTGAAGGTACGCTCCCAGACCCGGTTGGTCATGAGGTTGCGCAGCTTTACCCGGTTGAAGGCCTGCCCTTTTCCGGGTTTTACAAACTCGTTATCAAGAATGATGCAGGGGTCGCCATCCAGCAAAACCTTAAGACCGCCGCGAAATTCGTTGGTAGAATATGAAGCCATGAAATGTCCACCTGACAAAATGCTGTTTAAAATTCGAAGGGCGCTATGATACAGCGAACCCCTGCCCGTATAGAAGCCCACGTTTCCGACCACGAGCATCGTAGCTGGCAACAACTGTTGTCAGACTCGGTGACCTCGCCGGAAGAACTGCTGCGCCGGCTCGACCTGCCCGAAGACCCCTGGCTTTCAGGCGCAAGGCAGGGCCACCGGCTGTTCCCCATCCGGGTGCCGGAGCCTTTCCTGGCCAGGATGGCACTGGGCAATCCCGCCGACCCCCTGCTAAGGCAGGTATTGCCGCTGGCGGACGAAGCCGTCCAGGCACCGGGTTATGTCAGCGACCCGCTGCAGGAGGCGGGCGCCATACCCACCACCGGACTGATCCGCAAGTACCGGAGCCGGGCCCTGCTCATGGTGACCGGCCAGTGTGCCATAAACTGCCGCTACTGCTTCCGAAGGCACTTCCCGTATGAGGAGCAGCGCCTGAGCCCCGCAGACCGCAAAGCCGTTATCGACACCCTGGCCGCCAGCCCGGAGGTCAACGAGGTGATTTTCAGCGGTGGCGATCCGCTGGCTGTGAACGACCGATTGCTGTCACAGTGGGCCTCCGCGATCAGCGGCATACCCCACATCCGCCGGCTGCGCCTGCATACCCGCCTGCCCGTTGTAATTCCCCAGAGGGTCTGCGATGAGCTGCTGAAGTGGCTGTCCACGACACCCCTGCAGGTGGTGATTGTTCTGCACATTAATCATCCGGCGGAAATCGACACTCCGACCCGCCGGGCACTGGGTTATCTCCGGGCAGCAGGCGCAACCCTGCTGAACCAGAGCGTTATCCTGCGCGGCGTGAATGATGACGCATCAGTACTCGAAAGCCTGAGCGAGGCCCTGTTTGATGTCGGCGTACTGCCCTATTACCTGCATGCCTTCGATCCCGTGGCCGGCGCACACCATTACGATGTACCCGATCAGGAGGCGAGAGGCCTGGTGCGGGAACTGCTGGCAAGGCTGCCCGGGTTTCTGGTTCCGAAGCTGGTAAGGGAGGAGCCGGGAAAGGATGGCAAGACCCCGATCAACCTGTTTCCGTGAAGCAGATCACGGAAATGGCCTTAAAATCACTTGTCAAAGATTGTCAACTCGTGATCTTCTCGCTTTTTGGAACTGGCTTGCTACTTTAAAGTCCAGTAACGTCTAACGATAAAAAACTGTATTTACGGCGTTTTCCTGACCGACCAGCGGCAAAAGCACTGCCACCGGGCAGGGCCAGACCCGGAATACCCACTGTGATCCCGATATTGGCATGAATTCATGGAAGGTATGACCCTGAAACCAGAGCTCCGCGTTCCCGAACAGAAAACGGCCAGCCTGTCGTTCTGTGACACAACGCCCAAAGCCCTCCGGGCCTGGATTGACCAGTTACCGATGGCCAATATCGGCGAAGTTTCCCGCCAGCTCTACCATGCCGTTATTGAACTGAACCACCTGTTCGTCGCACCCCAGCAGCGCATGCAGTTTCTGGAGCTGATCCGGGAAAAGATCCACTTTGTCTGCAATGAGCTTGCCCGACATTACCTGGGCCGAGCCGTGGCGCTTCCGGAAAAACAGCGCAAGATCGCCAACCTGTCCCAGGCATTGCAACTGCATCTGGCAGGCGGATACAAACTGTGCGTTCTCGAGTTTATCGACAATGGTGGCCCGGACAAGAACCAGCGGCAGATCGCCAATGCAATCCACCGAGCCATCTCCGAGCTGGCAGCAACCATTCTCAGATCACACCAGCTGTATTGCCCCAGCCCAGCCCAGAGCTGGCTGGAATGCCATCGCCTGTTCCGTTTCGCCTACCGCAACAAGCTGTCGACGGTGCAGGTAGAGGACGACAGCCTGCAACATCGCCGTACCAGCTCCGTGGCCGACAGCTACAAGCGCATTCTTCTGCTTGGTTGTGCACGGCCCAACCAGTTGCGCCAGTCCGAGCTCTTGCAGGTCTACGAGCTGCTGGAATCCTGGACCGATCACACCGTATGTGGCCCGGATATCGGGGACGACAGCCTGTTCGTGGTCAATATGGAGCGCGACAACCCGCCATGCTACCGCAGCCTGCTTGATCAAAAGCCCGGCGACGAGAGCTTTGGCTTTGATACCCGCGACCTGGCCGCCAGGCTGTCAGAGGCTCTCCACGCCCGCCGTGAAAACGCTGAAAGCAACCACCACCTGTCGGTCCCTGCGAAGGTCAGCGATACGCTGCTGACCCATCTCAACCAGGCCCTGGGCATACTCGCGAAGCGGAACTTCAATCGCATTGCCAGCCAGGGCTCGCTGGAAGTCTGCGTTGGCCTGACCGCCGCACACTACTTCATTGCCGGCGAGAAAACCTTCACCGAATTCGTCAATGGCAACGACAACGGTCATCAGGACGAAGAAAACCTGTTCGTTCGTGCCGCGCGCCAGAAACAGGATGCCTGGTCAGGCGCACACGATGCCGGCCCCAGCGATGACCGACTGCACGCAGCCGATGCACCGATCAATTTCCGGGGCAGCTATGGCAACTCACAAGCGCCTTCGGCCGACAACAACCGCCCCCAAGCCCATCAGTCCTTGCTGATCAATACCAGCCCTGGCGGCTACTGCGTGGCCTGGGAGAGCAACGTCCCTACCTCCCTTCAGGCCGGCGAGGTGCTGGGCGTGCGGGAACAACGCACCCACCCCTGGAGCGTTGCGGTGGTGCGCTGGATCCGCCAGATCAAGCACCAGGGTACCCAGGTGGGCATCGAGTTGCTGGCCCCCAGTGCCGCGCCCTGTGGCGTCCGCCTGATCCAGAAAATAGGCAATAGCAGTGAATATCTCCGCGGTTTGCTGCTACCGGAAATCAGCGTGGTGAACCAGTCGGCCACGCTGATCACCCCCAGGCTGCCGTTCCAGTCGGGCAGCCGGATTTCGCTGCTGCATGACGGCCGGGAAGATCAGGGACAACTGTCTCGCAAGGTTTCATCCACTGGCAGCGTCAGCCAGTTCGAACTGAAACTCCAGAACACCGCGGCACTGAACACCGCAACACCGGCACCCTCTTCCGGCGCCAGCGAGGACGAATTCGACTCCCTTTGGCCGTCGCTGTAAATGTTGTCAGGCTGAGACACCTGCCCCTTCGGGAGGGTTGTTATTGGGTCGCAACCCCTGCATCATTCAGCGTTAGTGAATGAACCGTGTATCACGAGACGCCTTACGAATGCAGAAAAAGAACGCCACTGTACACCTGCTGATTCTTGACCCATCCCAAAACGATGCCGAATCGCTGGTCAGCCTGCTGCGGAACTCAGGCAAGGCTACCCGGGCCCACCGCATTACCTCCGAGGAAGATCTGGAAGAGACCCTGAAATCCGGCAACTGGGATCTGCTGCTGGCCCGAGATCTGGAGGAGGAATTCGCCGCCGACGATGCGCTCGCCATGATCCGCCGGCTGGACAAGGACATCCCCTTCATCCTGCTGACCGGGCAGGAAAGTCGCGAACGCAGGGTCGCCATGATGAAGGCGGGCGCACAGGACACCGTGCCGTTTGAGTACACCGACCTTCTGGTGCTGGTG from Marinobacter subterrani encodes the following:
- the epmB gene encoding EF-P beta-lysylation protein EpmB — encoded protein: MIQRTPARIEAHVSDHEHRSWQQLLSDSVTSPEELLRRLDLPEDPWLSGARQGHRLFPIRVPEPFLARMALGNPADPLLRQVLPLADEAVQAPGYVSDPLQEAGAIPTTGLIRKYRSRALLMVTGQCAINCRYCFRRHFPYEEQRLSPADRKAVIDTLAASPEVNEVIFSGGDPLAVNDRLLSQWASAISGIPHIRRLRLHTRLPVVIPQRVCDELLKWLSTTPLQVVIVLHINHPAEIDTPTRRALGYLRAAGATLLNQSVILRGVNDDASVLESLSEALFDVGVLPYYLHAFDPVAGAHHYDVPDQEARGLVRELLARLPGFLVPKLVREEPGKDGKTPINLFP